One Carya illinoinensis cultivar Pawnee chromosome 5, C.illinoinensisPawnee_v1, whole genome shotgun sequence genomic window, accaaaaaaccGGTCGAACTGACTGAACCCACCAACCAGCCTGTTCCAATTTCggtttctaaaaacaaaaaaacaaaccgGTTGGAATCAATCTGGTACTGGTTCTCGCATTTTGAAAACCGgtcttatatatacatatataactttatctgatatatgaaatatttgttaTATAATTCTTTATGTTGTATAcaagtttttatattatattataggtgtaaattgctaattaatataaactaaaatttttacttagtgCTTTTTTAAtcagtttctaatttctttttaaaatatttaaggagtttaaaaaaaatataatatatgtactttttgtaaatatatatattataatatatattataatatactacaatatattatcgctatagtattatatactataatatactatattatataatatataatatataatagagtacattaaaaccggtaaaaccgaaTTGAACTTGACCGGAAACCTGTAAAACTagagtaccggtttaggaggataacctgtacgtaatcggttttgaaaaatgcaaaaccggtacataccggttcggttctaaattttgtccaaaaccggacTGAATCGGatcggttacacccctactttCAATGTGAAGGGGCTTGTCTTCTACATATGATACATAGTGGTCGAGCCCATCTTATATGGGATGTTGATTATGCGCAATATTTACACCAACGATTTCTACATTGCGTATATATTGGCCGGGGTAGAAAAAGAAGATTGTGACTGCTTTGGTTCttgtttaaaaggaaaatataatttttttttcatggacaaaaagtaaaaaagatattttaaaaactaagaCATTTATAGAAaacctattttttaataatataacaaattaattatatgtttttaGAGTACATAATATTGTCGTCAGCTCATATggatatattgtatatatgtgTCCATGCTCCATAGCAATATGAATGTGAGACCCACGTGTTACATGATTGAAGAAAACATATGGATTGGGATTATTGATCTAaaccaaaatgaagaaaagtcaTGACGTTGATGGTGAAGtcattaaatttgaaatgtGTGCAATGATTAATTAAGCAGGCGCTAGACGTACGTGAATAAGATGTCCATTGACTTGAAAAATCAACACTAGTACTGAATTAAGCATGTTTTTAACAACCCATCAATATCTAGGAAATCCCTTAGAAACTGTTCAGATTTATAAGTGTTTGCATGTAAACAAATTGAATTCGTAAGTACGTGGTTAGAGTACTTTAGGAGTGCTGGATGCATGATCTAATTTTATTCAAACATGACTTGAGTTTACTATCaagttacattttatatttaggaataatttatttatttcttgttgtATGTTTGGAGTACCTAAGGGGCTTTGtggatagtgaaatgagatgattttagataaaagttgaaagttgaataaaatattattaaaatattatttcttaatattattattattttagaatttgaaaaaattgcattgtttattatactttgtgtgagaatttaataaaatagtaataatgagatgagataagatgagatggtttttgaatccaaacaaCTCCTAAAAGAAAAGTAATGTGGAGGTAACACTCTCCTTGTTGTACATCATTGATACCCTTGTAAAAACATCACCCAAgagtttgaaataaataaaaaaataatagaataaaataaataaaaaaagagattttaatttatataatttataataagccATTTTCGTGAAGGCTACATTTCCAATCAATTTCGAGATCCTTCTCGGCCACTAACGCGGATGAATGCTGCATGTTTCATAATGTacatataatttcattttttaagcCATGTTAATATTCTTCAAGACTTACGAAAGATAATGTGCTtactagataaaatatttataaattcacattttatatagtaaAGATTCTAATTCGGAGAAAGAACTAATTCAGGCAGCCTGCTTGTGTGGATACCAATATATGTGTGAGACCCACTTGCATGTTAGATAAATCCAATACTATACTaatatgtattaattattaaaaaataagtaatgtacttatactataatataagtatatactataatataaatagactaatatatagtttaatatatgtaaagattatattattattaacatagaTAATACATAAACCAAAAAAAGGGGATCAGACTAGACCGAAACTTAAAAAACTATAAGTTTCTGTCTCAGTGATGAATCTATTTGATATcggttcttaaatttttaaaaactaatatacaCTGAttcgatttttaaaaaaaggtccaaaattagactaaactgGACTGGTTACGCCATATATTTGaatcataatttaaaatctATACTCATTAGGTTAATACTAATATCATAAGGTGAATccataatttagtatataacaAACAACTAATTCAGAGCATTGAGTCACTGCCCTTAATGACTAATGGGTCATGTATAATATGTTGCGACATACTATACCATACAAAATGGGAATCTTGACTAAAGAACGTGTCTACCATGATGGTACTTGTCAATACTGATTAGCCCCTTCCAAACTACTAGATTTTATCTTAAACAAATATAATCATATCAAGTTCATAGAAAAGAAACAACCTTGAATTCCTTTAGGATTGCAAAATCAAAAGCAATAATGCTCAACTACAACaagatttcaaaacaaaatctaaACAATTATACTTAATCTAATTCGGGGATAACCTCCAAATCTTGACCTAAACGCGTGGTAGGTTTCCGTGCTTGAACTTTTGTAGGACCTGAGGAGGCAAAAGGATTAGGAGGCATGATTAATttatcttcttctccttccaacATTTGAACTACAAGTTTCATGGAAGGGCGATCCATTGGGTGCCATTGTATGCACCATAGTCCGACAATTGCAAGTTTCTCTACAATTTTAGTATATCCATCATCTTCGATAAAGActcttaactcttctttttgtTCTAAAAGATTATAAATCCATTCTGGAAAGTAGACCTTGCTAGTGCTTTCCGCTGTGACATCAACATTTCTCTTCCCTCCAACAATTTCAAGTAGCAACattccaaaactataaacatctGCTTTATAAGACACATTCCCAAAGTTTCTAGAGAACACTTCAGGTGCAATATACCCCATGGTCCCTCTGCCCGTAGTCATAGATACTACACTCTGATCCTTGGAACACAATTTTGCAAGACCAAAATCAGAAATTTTTGGATTAAAGTTATCGTCAAGCAAAACATTGTGGGGTTTGATGTCAAAATGGAGGATTTGGTGGTCACATCCTTGGTGAAGATATTCAATTCCTTTTGCAACGCCGATGGCGATATCTTGCAACTTGTCCCATCCAAGAAAACGGTTCTTGACATTTGTTGAAAATATGAACTTCTCTAGTGAGTAATTTGATAAGAACTCATAAACTAGTGCTCGCCTAAATCCATCAGCACAAAAGCCAACAAGGCGAACCACATTAACATGGTGAATTCTACCCATTATTCCCACTTCATTTATGAATTCTTCACCATTTTCCTTGGAACTGTTGTTCAGGATCTTCACGGCAACATGAATTTGATTGGAAAGTTTTCCTTTGAATACTGTACCGTATGCTCCTTGGCCCAACTTCTCAGCAAATtgatttgtaatctttttaATATCAGCATACGAGTATCTCGTCGGCTGGAAATTTCTATAATCCTCCAGGAACTTTTCAATCTTTGCCCGATATTCTTTTTCTACCATATCATTAATATAGAGACGTTGGAGAGCAAAGACCACCAGTAGTACAAGAAATGGACCTAAGACGGCACCTGCATATTGAAGAATCGTGAGTGATCAAGAAGTCCTATATCTCATGATTTTGCCCGATGATGAAAGTGTCATGATATAAACGAGGGACACTTACCAGCGGTGACTACTTTTGTTGATGACGTACCTGCGAAATGTTTTAACATATCAGATTCTCATCATGCttgtgaaattaaaaaaaagagagattatttattattcacaACCGGCAtcggtttttatttattatttttttctaattttagttttcttcCAAATTTTAGGAATAACATTCAGGATATAAAACACTTCAATatatgcgtgtgtgtgtgtatatatgtatatatatatttaatttcatgtAAATAGTTTCTCTGGACCAATTCATGTAAATAGTTTCTCTGGATACCAAATAACTTGGGATCGATCTAACGTCATAAATCCTTCTACAAGGGGGTAAGGGAAAGCTGGTGATGGAATCTTCATAAGCCAAGGCATGAACTTGGTGGTTAGGGCCACTAAGACAAGAGGTCCAAGTGTATTTATCTTCTTCTGTTTTTTTACGGGAACAACCGAAAAAGGCATAGTCAGCTAAAGGGTAATCTGGATCTGGTGTGAACTGGAAAGGCGAGGAAGATAAATTGAGATGCCGAATATCTCTTGGAAAGCAACGGTGTGGATGATACAATTGGATTCTCCGAGATTTGTAGTCAATGTTTTCGACAAACAGTTCTACTGAATCCGGTAGGTGGAGCACCGTTTGGTTTTTATCAGTGCAGGACAGAAGAAACCCATAAAAGCCACAGTGGTCTGGGTGTCGGTCTTGAAGTCGGAAAGGAGATCGGACGGCTGGGCCGTGGCTTGCACACTGTAATGAATCAGCACACTCATTTCGGCCTTGTACGTGGGCGGGTAAGATGAAAATTACCACAAACAAGAAGAAGTAGGAG contains:
- the LOC122308780 gene encoding rust resistance kinase Lr10-like isoform X1; the protein is MLKHFAGTSSTKVVTAGAVLGPFLVLLVVFALQRLYINDMVEKEYRAKIEKFLEDYRNFQPTRYSYADIKKITNQFAEKLGQGAYGTVFKGKLSNQIHVAVKILNNSSKENGEEFINEVGIMGRIHHVNVVRLVGFCADGFRRALVYEFLSNYSLEKFIFSTNVKNRFLGWDKLQDIAIGVAKGIEYLHQGCDHQILHFDIKPHNVLLDDNFNPKISDFGLAKLCSKDQSVVSMTTGRGTMGYIAPEVFSRNFGNVSYKADVYSFGMLLLEIVGGKRNVDVTAESTSKVYFPEWIYNLLEQKEELRVFIEDDGYTKIVEKLAIVGLWCIQWHPMDRPSMKLVVQMLEGEEDKLIMPPNPFASSGPTKVQARKPTTRLGQDLEVIPELD
- the LOC122308780 gene encoding rust resistance kinase Lr10-like isoform X2 gives rise to the protein MVEKEYRAKIEKFLEDYRNFQPTRYSYADIKKITNQFAEKLGQGAYGTVFKGKLSNQIHVAVKILNNSSKENGEEFINEVGIMGRIHHVNVVRLVGFCADGFRRALVYEFLSNYSLEKFIFSTNVKNRFLGWDKLQDIAIGVAKGIEYLHQGCDHQILHFDIKPHNVLLDDNFNPKISDFGLAKLCSKDQSVVSMTTGRGTMGYIAPEVFSRNFGNVSYKADVYSFGMLLLEIVGGKRNVDVTAESTSKVYFPEWIYNLLEQKEELRVFIEDDGYTKIVEKLAIVGLWCIQWHPMDRPSMKLVVQMLEGEEDKLIMPPNPFASSGPTKVQARKPTTRLGQDLEVIPELD